Proteins from one Sabethes cyaneus chromosome 2, idSabCyanKW18_F2, whole genome shotgun sequence genomic window:
- the LOC128738034 gene encoding clavesin-2 — protein MTTTRVILSFPWSSNGDKMKGDLFQDTGVTDAVMNVARKELREDKAIREQSLQQMREWIRQNQDIENVRTDDLFLLRFLRTKKFSVFMAEQMLLKYLNLRRLQMHMVHDLDFLSPKLNKLINNGYMLASPIRDKNGRRLIIGFASLFDPSEHDSTEMSRVHSITYETLLEDPQNQILGFVHIGDFRGITTAHISSWNPTDFLRMVRWGEQSIPMRHKEVHFVNVPSAVKYVIEAGRSIITKKMKERLQVHVTVQDLCKKVDPACLPKELGGKIPLVDMIESWKLELAAKRSALLALDKMKILSDRGIITRHNNDRNNNNGQLGMETITGSFRKLEVD, from the exons atgacaacCACCCGCGTCATACTGAGTTTTCCTTGGTCCAGTAACGGCGATAAAATGAAGGGTGACCTGTTCCAGGATACTGGTGTCACCGATGCGGTAATGAATGTTGCTCGCAAGGAATTGCGAGAGGATAAAGCAATCCGCGAACAAAGTCTTCAGCAGATGCGCGAATGGATCAGGCAGAACCAGGACATTGAGAACGTTCGCACCGATGATCTTTTTCTGTTGCGTTTTTTGCGTACGAAAAAGTTCAGCGTATTCATGGCAGAACAAATGCTCCTGAAGTATTTGAATTTACGCCGACTTCAGATGCATATGGTGCACGATTTAGATTTTTTGTCACCAAAGTTAAACAAACTTATTAATAACGGATACATGTTGGCATCGCCAATTCGGGACAAGAATGGCAGACGGCTCATTATTGGATTTGCAA GTCTCTTCGACCCATCCGAGCACGATAGCACCGAAATGTCACGGGTACACTCCATAACATATGAAACTCTGTTAGAGGATCCTCAAAATCAGATCTTGGGCTTTGTCCATATTGGCGACTTTAGGGGAATAACAACAGCCCACATATCAAGCTGGAATCCCACCGATTTCCTCCGAATGGTTAGATGGGGTGAGCAATCGATTCCCATGCGTCATAAAGAGGTCCATTTCGTTAACGTGCCGTCGGCGGTCAAATACGTCATCGAAGCCGGAAGATCGATTATTACTAAAAAGATGAAGGAACGGCTACAG GTTCACGTCACAGTACAGGATCTATGTAAGAAAGTAGATCCAGCTTGTCTACCGAAAGAGCTGGGCGGAAAGATCCCACTGGTTGATATGATTGAAAGTTGGAAGCTGGAACTAGCAGCTAAACGCAGCGCGTTACTAGCACTGGATAAGATGAAGATTTTGAGCGACCGAGGTATCATCACACGACACAACAATGATCGCAATAATAATAACGGTCAATTGGGAATGGAAACGATAACTGGTAGCTTCCGAAAACTAGAGGTTGATTGA